The genomic stretch ATGCAAGGGGGGCAGAGGGGACCACAGACCACAGACTCCCAGATACACAGGCGGGGGAGGCCTGAGGTCTCCTCTACATTGCCACTTGccttttgcagatggggaaactgaggcccaggctggacagtgggcagagccaggatggGAGGACTGCCCCGGCCAGTGAGCAGGAGGGCCGGGAGGCTGGGAAGCtgagccccgggggggggggggggggcgtggcccTCGCCAGTATGGTCAGTGTTCCCTCTGCTGAGCCCCAAGAATCTGGACATCTGTTGACCTGCAGAGCCCCGTGCGTGGCTCTCGCTGGCCTTGCCCTCCCGACGGGACCTCTCTGAACGGGGGACCCACCCCCGTTTCCACAAGCGGGACAGTGCCCAGCAGAAGGGGACACAGTCAAgggcaggaaaaaagagaagatgacCGCCCCACCCTTGGAGGCGAATGATGACCTCGGCTGAACGCCCTCATTTAGTGACAAGCATCAGAGACAAGTGGCCTGGTGAAGCCCACtcagggagcaggggcagggccagggctcgAAGGTGGGTCACTTCTCCCACGCAGGCTCTTCCCCGCCAGCTGTGGTCACCCGTGGGAGCTGGCAGTAGAGGGCAGgacgcggtgggggggggggggaagggagcgCCAGGAGGTAGGCGCGGGAGGACTCTGGCCCTGCCCAGGACGGGCACCCACTCTGCCCGACTTCAAGTAGGACCTTGTTTGGAGGAGGGGGGCCGGCTGCTTGTGGGACTTTGGGCTGGGGGTGTGTGGAGAGATGGGACAAGGTGGCCACTCTTCACTGGGGGGCCTCATTCTGCTTCTCTGCCCTCTGGGGCCCTGCTGGCCAGGCTGGGAGGACCCAGCCTGGGTGACCCGAACAGAGACACTTCCGGGCAGCCCCACACCCAGGTCAGTCGGGCAGAAGTGGCTGTGAAGCCAGCTGGGGGCGGAGAGCGGCCTGCCGGGCTCACCTGGGAATCTCCCGGAGCGGCGGGGACAGGCAGGCCAGGTGGAAGGCCCGGGGGCAGCCGTCACAGCAGATGAGCTCCCCGCCGTCCCGGCACACGGCACACTCGTCCTCGTTCTTCTGACACGGGCAAGACACGCGTATCCTCTGGAAGATCCGGGGCGGCGCGGCGCCCTCCCCGAGAACCTCTCGCAACAGCTCCGCCGCGGCATCCCCAGGGGCCCCCAagtcccctgcctgcccccagccctcccccacgACACTCTCCATCTCGGAGACCCTAGTCCCCTGCGCACACCCCCGGGCCAGGCCATCCCTCTTGGGAGGACGGAGCCTCCAGAAAGCCCCATTTCCCGTGGGTGCCTGTGTCCCCAGCAGCGTCCACACTGCCCACCCCACACGCCCTTCATCACAGCGCAGTGGAGCGATGGCCGGCGGCGTTGCCATCAGCCCCAAGCACCCGCCGTCCCCGCGCCTGGAGCCTGGACGCTGCCTGTGCCCCTGCCTGAATGGCACCACAGGGCCCTCCAGGATGCCTCCTCCAGGCCAGGCCGCCCTGCACAGCAATGAGCTCGCTCACTGTAATCACCCCCTGATCCTGCCAGCCGGGAGcttggaggggggcagggggacacggGTCCTGCTCCCTCCTGGGCGCCCGGGGCCCAACAGCGCCTGGCGGGGGGCCGGAGGCGGTCAGATCTgtggtgggttctgtgctgtgcTGGATGCTCAGGTCCCTGGCTCCCAGGAGgggccacctccccaccccctggcctGCTGGGAGACTGTGAGACCGGGGACAAGGGCACCCAGCCCAGACCCGTGGTTTTAAACACCTGGTAGGACTCACTTTCTTTGAGTTATTTGAACACAAGTTGTGTGTTATCAGGAAAACTGTTATTAAACAAGGAAGCTCGACCCTGTGAACAGAAGCTTAAGGCTCTGTCCTTATCACCCAAGGGAGAGCCCTGGACAGgggcaaaggggcagagggacCCCCTGTGGACGGTGGAGACGAGGGAGTTCCACTGTGGCCTGGGCATTAcctggtggggctggggctcgctggggagggcgggaggggccTGCACCCTGCCCTGTGCGCCTGCTCTCGGGTCGCCTCCACCCTGCTAGGGAGAAGGGGGCGGGTCACCAGAGTGCGGAGCGCCCTCTGGGCAGGCCCAGCCCCagctgagctctgtgttgggggGTGGCTATCAAGGGCGGGGCTTACAGGGGCGGAAGCCTGGGTCCCCTTGGCTCGGACCAGGGTCTTTGGGCCACCGCTACGGGCCTTGTTCTTCCCGGCACTGGGGTCTTCGAACTTGCTGGGAGTATAAAACTCCCCCCCAACCTGGATGCACTTCTTGGAGCCAcctgggaggagaggctggctggcctgggaggcccaggagggtggggggcagagtggggggacagagaggtgggggggtggagtgggggggcACTCTGCAGCTGGCTgcgccccagccccaggcagctcTGGGACCAGGGTCCTGGGCACAGCAGGGGTCCTCTGCAGGGGACGAGGGGGTTGCTGCACCCGGCCAAGCGtgtccacctggaacctcagagtgtggccttatttggaagcAGGGTCTTTGGTGATGGGATTAGTTAAGATGGGCTCCCGAGGGACACTGAGTCCAGTGACGGGTGTCCTCAGGAAGAGTAGAGAGGACACAGACAGATACAGGGAGGACACCCTGAGACTTGGGGGCAGCGGCCGCGGCGGTGGGGCCCGTAGCAAGGACTGCttgcagggagaggcaggaaggactcTGCCCCGGGGCCTCTGGAGGGAGCACGGCTGCCCACGTCTCCACTTTGGAACCTCCTGCTGTTTTAAGGGCCCGGTGCATGGCCACTGGTTATAACTGCCATGGTGAACTACTTCGGGGTCCCCAGGACCCTCCCTGGGGGCTGAGACCAGGGCCCGCATTGGCTCCCGGGAGCCAGCTGGCCCTGGCCGTCCACAGCATCCCCGGCCAGCGtccagcaggagggaggggaagggggtggtatgggggtggggcaggtggggcagaACTTCCCGGAAGCGGATGAGCCCAAGACCCTGAGGGGCCCCTCCAGGTGGGCAGAGTGACCCGGGAGGTGGCCCTGGACCGCCGACCTCCCAGAAGCCCAGGAGCCCCCACCCTGAGGGACGCCCTCGGTGCCCGTCCCCCTTGCAGAGGTGGCCGCCTGCGCGCCAGCTGCACGTGCACCTGGGGCCTGCGTCCCCCTGGCAGCACCCTGGCCTGGCAGTGCCGTCTACCTGACTCAAACACCTGCTGGATGAGGATGCCCTCCACTGCCCCATGGGCTCCGGGGACGTCCCCAGACGACACGGTCACGGCTCTCTGGACCGAAGTGGACGACATGGTCTGAATTCCTGGGGAAGGGagcacggggcggggggcgggggggggggtcatcgaTTGGAAAGATGGCCCCTGAGCACCCCCTCCCTGCAGGCCGTGGGGAGAGAGAGGCGCCTGGGCTGCGGAAGCCTTTCCTTCCGTCCAGGGCAGGCCTTGGAGGGGGCCCAGCCCTTCCACGGACAGCCAGCCAGCCCATGTGTAAGTGCAGAAACAGGCcatgggtgtgtgggggggtgaggctgtgtggtgtgtgtgtgcgtgtggagTGTGGCGTGCGAGCTGACCGAACACAGCAGGCAGGGCCGGACAGGGACCCCCAGGACATGGCCCTGGGCGGTGCTGGGAGGGAGGCCGGGTTCCCAGGGTCTGTCTTCAGGTCAGGTGACTCAGGTCTCCGGGACCCCCCACCCTGGGGCAAGGAGGGGACAGAAACGGGCCAGGCTTCATCCGGCTGAGGGACCAAGAAGGATCCTGCGGAGGAAGCACAGTCTGGGCCGGCCCTGAGGACGGGGACACTAAGACGGGCACACGTGGGGTAACCCGAGGTGCCCCTCTTTCCCCAGTGAGGCTGTGCAGCCAAGGCTGTGGGGTGGCATGCCAGGCCTGCAGGGTCCCAGCTCCCAGGACAGGCCGGCAGAGGGCAGCACCCCACGGGGCCCTTGACTCAGTGACCCCAGCCCAGGAGGTCGGGGAACCTGGCTCACCGTTCCCCAGCAGGGGGCGCTGCGGCTCTGCGTTGCTCTCCGGCTTCCTGGGGTGCTTGGCCTTTGCCTGGGAGCCTGTAGGGGGAGTGTGCAGGGGGAGCCACACCAGCCTGGCCCGTGCAGGGGGAGCCACACCAGCCTGGCCCTCCGCTCCCCacggaggtgggcgggggggggggggggggtgaatgcTGGCGGCCAAGGGCGCATGCATGTGGGCGGGGCCTCCCAACTCCCATCGTCCCCTTGCTTTACCGGCTCTGGTGTCCCCGTCAGTAAAAGGAAGTGACCCCCACCTGCCTACTTCTCGGGGTCCTGGGACGAGGGCCGGCTGGGCTCACCCACGAAGCACCCACAGGGATTCTCCGCAGCCCCGGTGGCTGGCCGGggcggcaggggcaggggggctcCACGGCAAGACAGGAGGGGGGACGGCCAGTGGTGTCGGGCCATCTGTGACCGATCAGTACCTCCGACCAGATACCTGGGTTGGAGGTGCCCCTAGGAGACAGTGCCCCGGGTGGGGCGGCCCTGGGCTCCTCCAGGGCCTTCCTCTTGGAGGGGGGTCTGGGCAGCAGCACTGGGGCCTTGGGGCCCGTCGGGGGCTTTCTCCCCTTCCTCGGCTGGCTGAGGTCCACGTCTGTGGGGCGAGCAGGGACCGGGCCTCAAGACCAGAGCCGACGCCCTGGCGAGGTGCGCGAGAGCTCGGCCCTTTGACGCTCAGGAGCCAGGACGGTCCTCGGTGGTGTCGGGGGGCTCCCTGGCCACCCCCCTCCCTTTTACAGTCCGGCTGGGATGACTCCAGCCGCCCCCGGCTCCCGCAGAGCCCCAGTTCCTCTCGCAGCACTCCCCCCCCGACCTTTGGGGAAACAGTCTAGGATGGGCTGCAGCCGGGCGTATCTTTCCAGATTGTAGTCCTTAAAGAGAACCCTCCAGAAGTCCAGGATGGCAACTGCGTCTTGGGTCAGGAGCCACGAAAGGAGCGCGTGGAAGGCCTGCGGGcagccttccttctccttcaggcGCAGGGTCTCCTGAAGCaagagtgggggctgggaggccccacctcctgcccccccTTCCACAGCACCCGCCTCCTGACCCCCGCCACTCCAcactcccccctcctcctgactccccctcctcccgccccccctCCTCCACGGCACCCCCACCTCCCGACACCCCTTCTGTCTTTCTGGAGGGCAGAACACCATCCCAGAGGGTGCTGCAGGTGACCTGGGCACCGTGTCCATGCCGTCAGCTTGCAGCGGGCATGAGGCTgcctgggggtgctgggggtgaAGAAGGCCCACCTGGAACTCATGCTAGGGGAGCCCCTAGCTTAGAGGGCAGCTTgaggagggctgggcaggggcgcTGGGGAGGCACAGGAATTCGCCCTGGAGACCCTGTGCCTTCTCCTCTTCACCAAAACAGcccgcccaccccccccttccttcccccccacgGGCGGGGCGGAGTCCGTCTGGAGCTCATCTTGCCAGACATTGGCTAGAGGGCAAGGCTTGGGGAAGGCGAGGGGGACATTGGGGGTCTGTCTGGGCCCACCTGGAACTTGTCCTCGGGGACCACGTCGTGGTCCGCCAGCGCGTGCAGCAGCGGGAAGGCGCTGTCCACAGCCATGGCGATCTCAGTGCGGTACAGCCTCAGGAGGTGACGAAAAACCGTGTCCCCACCTGCCTGGGCCTCACCCGCCGTCGCGGGGTCTGGGGGCGCGGGGCTGGGGGCCCCCTCTCCCCGCCTGGGGTCCCGCGGCCTCGGGGTACCACTGGACTTGTGGGGTGTCTGGGCCATCTCTGCCTTCTGGCCCCCGCGCTGCCCCTGACCTGCCGGGCTCCCGGGCGGGCACCCCTGGTCAGGCGCACCTGGGGGGGCACCTCTGTGAGCCAGAGCCCCGTCTCTATTATACTAGGCTCCCCAAGGACAGAGCAAAGGCCGTGTTTCCCTTGAGCCAAtcagggcgggagggaggggcagggatggaaAGTTCCCTGTGACCCAGTAAAGAGAAGGTCCCATCCGCTCCATTCACACCTGCCAGCAGGCTGCtggcttctctttcctctgtaaAGGAAGCTTCCGGACCGGACCAGGGCCCGACCCCTCCGTGAGAGGGCTGGGAGGGCTGTCAACTCCCCAGCTGTGGTTCTGTTCGAATGGGAGACAGCCGGGACAGGTGCCCTCGGCCTCACCTGGGGCCCCGTGTCTTGGGCACCAGCAGGCACTGTCCAGGTGCTCCGGGGACCGTGGGGCTGATGGGGGCAGCGtcccaggtggggagggggcattaCCATCCCCACTGcgccagctcagagccctgggGCCGGGCTGTAGGGGGGCCAGACGGAAGGGTCCCTGTCTGATGGAGGACCGGGCATATGACGAGTGTCAGTGGGCACAGCAGTGGGCGCCGCCTGGAGGCTGTGTGATGCTGGGCGAgttgctttccttctctgagcctcagtccctCATCTCTAACTTGAGCACATCTCCCACTGGGGGACCCAGCTGCCCCctaccctccccttcctccaggtGTGTTAGAAAAAAGGCAGCTGACCCCGTGGACTGAGGCCAGTGCGCGCCTTGTCCCGCTCGCAGCCCCGGGGGAAGGGAGGGACGCCCCAGGAGCCTTCTAGGGCTGGCGACAGAGGCTGGGGGGGTGGTGTCCCAGAGGGGGTTGCAGCAGAGGGGGGCCGCATCCCAAGCTATGGCGGGCAAGGGCCGGGGACTGGGATCTGCACGATGGTCACCCACGGTGGCCCAgtgtggtggggggcagaggggccaggCCGTCCCCGGGCCCAGCCGCAGAGCCACAAGAGGACTTCCGGAAGAAGGACCTGGTCAGGCCGGGGCGGGGCTGGAGGTGAGCGCAGGTGCTGGGAAGCCTGGGGTCAGCACAGCGTCGCGTGCAGAGGGGCCAGGATTTCTCTACTGACGTGGGAGTTGGAGTCCTGTCTCGGTGTGTCCCCCTCTCCAGGCCAGGGTCCCTGGGAGTTCGGTCCTAGACAAGCTGAGGCTGTCCCAGGGCGGTGTCCTGGGGCGTGTGGGAGCAAGATAGGGCTCGGTGGGGCGGGAGTggtggggctgtggggctggTCACCTCAGAGAGCTGGGCCCTGTGAGGGCAGTGAGGCTCAGAACAGGCCGGGGCTGCCATGGAATGTTCTGGGGCTCTTGCCGGGGAGCAGGGCCCTTGGGCTGCCCGCCTCTGGGGCTCCGAGCCCCCGGGCTGCGGTGCTGtgggtggtggcagtggaggtGTGGGACTTGGGGCGGGCCTGCCTGTCCCGCACTGTGCCACCCACAGACACCCAGAGGGGACGCCCCCTCGGGCCCACACCGGGGCTGCCCTCTCGGAGGGCACGGGCTCACCCCAGCCCGGGCCTGGCAGCCGCCTCCTGGCCTTTTCCTGTGCCCTCTGGCACGTGTACATCCACGGAAGCACCTGAAGGAAAGCAGAAGTCGAAGTCGCTCCTGAACGCCCCGTCCTCTGGGGCAGCCCTAGTGTCCTCACTCGTGGGGGTCGGGTCTCAGGGAGCAAAGCTCCTTCGTGGCACCTGCTGGGCCCGCCAGCTGCAGAGTTCCCACATAAAGGTCCCAGGGGCTCTGGGGCCCGGGGGCTCAGCGTCCACCTCCTCTGGGCCAGGCTGCCCCCCAGTGCCACTCCATGCTGGCAGAGTTTTCCCCCGTGGCCGACTGACCAAGGGACACTTTAGCCACCAGACAACGGTCCCCGGGGGATTAGAAATGGCCAACAATATCAAGGTCTTCACCTCACTTTTCTGGAGCCACGAAAGCCTTGTGGGTGCACCTGTGTCAGCAGCCAGGCCTGGCTCTGCAAAGAGGCTCCTTGGAGAATTTTGGACTTTCCGCCAGGCGGGGGGTTTCCCTGGCGACCCCTCTTTGCAGGTGACCTGGAGCCACCGGGGCTGGTGGGGGCGGCCTGTGAGACCCACGGAGGGGCCGGGCAAGGGGCCCCGCCCTGCCTTCGGCTGGTCACTCCTCTCGTGGGGCTGAGCCTCGCTCCGTGCCTCGGCGAGCCACCGGGCACGGCGACATGCCTGCCCCTTGATGGGCCATCTAAGCCTCTGTCCTCACCTGCGAGGCGCCTCTTCCTCCAGCACGGTCGTTTTATGTTTCAGACACGGCTAGCCCACCCTGCACCACGCCCTGTTGTGGGCACGTTGCAATCACACTCAATCTCAGAACCGCCCTGTTAGGTCAGCGTTACTACCCCCATTCTACACATGAGGGGGGTGAGGATCAGAGAGGCTAAGGAACttgaccaaagtcacacagcaagtaaataGCCGTGGATGGATAGTGTCTGGGCccatgctctcagcacacagGACACTCCTCACGTGCCCAGGCCATGTTGGGTATGTCAGCTGCAGAGAGGGGGGAACGCTTCCTGTGTGAAGTGCCCACAGATTGGGGATGAGCGAGGTCCCTGCGGCAGGGTAGGGTGGGGCCTAGAGGGACCTGCTCCTTGGCCGCTTGGCCTCGGCTCCCTCAAAGAAGCCCGGACACAGTGATCTTCTCTCCTGCCGCAGAGGGACGCTTCAGTCCAAGTGGTTCCCTGGAAAGGGCTAGGCTCCCAGCGGTAAGGAGGTACGAGGTCCCTCAGGAGCCTTAGAACACCAGCCCAGGCCTCGGCTCGGGGACCAGggcaggaggggccctgggacCTGTCCCCTGGGGACTTCCCAGCTGGTGGGGTATCAGGGCAGGTTCAGTCTCCTggtgacactctgtctctcggccaccagctagctgtgtgaccctttctgggtctcagtttgcccatgaaagatgctccacatcattacTCATTAGGGGGTGCAAATTAAAGCCAAATGAGATACCACCGCACCTCCAGTAGGAGAGCCATtatcaaaagacagaaaagaaagtgttagCGAAACCCTGGAGAAATCAGAATGCTCCTATACTGATGgcagaatgcaaaatggtgcctCCACTGAGAAGAAGGTTGGCTGATTCAAGAAGTTTCttaataagttaattttttttaagatttgattttatattatttttaattaattaatttgttttatttttagagaaagagagagagagaggcagagagagagggagacacagaatctgaagcaggtccaggctctgagctgtcagcacagagcccgacgcggggctcgaacccacaaaatgagagatcatgacctgagccaaagtcggatgcttaaccaactgagccacccaggagccccttaagattttatttgtaagtaatcacATCCAGtgtgaggctggaacccacaaccccgagatcaagagttgcatgctcggttgactgagccagctgggggCCCCAATATGCTAAGTTCTTAAataagaattaccatatgacccaaccgGCCCCCTCCCAGATATACCCCCCAAGAACGGAAAGGAGTTGTTCAAACAAAAATGGGTACAcaaatgctcacagcagcattactcacCACAGCTAAAGGGTGGAAATAACCCAGATATTCATCTACAGAAGAATGGATCAATCAAATGTGGTCTGTCCACAACAgaattattcagccatgaaaaaagaTGAAGTGTTGACATGCATTACAATGTGGATacacctcaaaaacattatgctaagtgaaataaggcagacatcAAAGGCCACTtatcgtatgatttcatttatatgaaatacccagaggaggcaaatccacagaggggattggggctggggggaaggggtaAGGAGATTGCTGATGGGTATGGAGTTACCATTTGGAGTGACGGAAAGTTCTGCAAATAGACAGTGACAGTTACACAACATTACAAGATACTAATCACCGTTGCATTATCAACttccataaaaattattaattttatgcgTATCTTACTacaaacaaaaatgctaaaaatcaattggacata from Panthera uncia isolate 11264 chromosome C2, Puncia_PCG_1.0, whole genome shotgun sequence encodes the following:
- the AIRE gene encoding autoimmune regulator; the protein is MAQTPHKSSGTPRPRDPRRGEGAPSPAPPDPATAGEAQAGGDTVFRHLLRLYRTEIAMAVDSAFPLLHALADHDVVPEDKFQETLRLKEKEGCPQAFHALLSWLLTQDAVAILDFWRVLFKDYNLERYARLQPILDCFPKDVDLSQPRKGRKPPTGPKAPVLLPRPPSKRKALEEPRAAPPGALSPRGTSNPGSQAKAKHPRKPESNAEPQRPLLGNGIQTMSSTSVQRAVTVSSGDVPGAHGAVEGILIQQVFESGGSKKCIQVGGEFYTPSKFEDPSAGKNKARSGGPKTLVRAKGTQASAPGGGDPRAGAQGRVQAPPALPSEPQPHQKNEDECAVCRDGGELICCDGCPRAFHLACLSPPLREIPSGTWRCYSCLRGGGQRDPPQAEEPQPQEPPAETQVLLGLKLTGEEAKGPSREPSAGMDAAGPYKHLLAPPSAAPLPVLNPSALRPLLCVGPEGQQGPAGARCGVCGDGADALRCAHCAAAFHWRCHFPAGAARPGAVPRCRSCSGDTAPAPEEGAPAPTPARAAPGPAKAGDGSAGHEPGVHRDDLESLLSEHSFDGILQWAIQSMARPLAEAPTFPS